A genomic segment from Thermococcus sp. encodes:
- a CDS encoding replication protein RepA: MEEVRFRRRKPAVERKIAEIREDDTRVSLIGKAFKVDKLDYTFWLDDGTGVILVESEENVLPENGQIVRVIGRVIRGEESVHIFGEVIQDFSDADLEALEEIRELEKKVLPKIENVISFFGGEEL; this comes from the coding sequence ATGGAGGAGGTTCGCTTTAGGAGGAGAAAACCTGCAGTTGAGAGGAAAATTGCCGAGATTAGGGAAGACGACACCAGAGTTTCCCTCATAGGCAAGGCCTTCAAAGTTGACAAGCTCGACTACACCTTCTGGCTAGACGACGGAACCGGTGTTATACTCGTTGAGAGCGAGGAGAACGTTTTACCTGAGAACGGTCAAATAGTCAGGGTCATCGGGAGGGTCATAAGGGGCGAAGAGAGCGTCCACATCTTCGGCGAGGTGATACAGGACTTCAGCGATGCAGACCTGGAGGCACTGGAGGAGATAAGGGAACTCGAGAAAAAGGTCCTGCCAAAGATTGAAAACGTCATCAGCTTCTTCGGAGGTGAGGAGCTATGA